One window of the Colletotrichum lupini chromosome 9, complete sequence genome contains the following:
- a CDS encoding TfdA family Taurine catabolism dioxygenase TauD translates to MAISQTPSRITVQPIVPAADSDVDFGATISNADIENLTDADFDVIREALFKHQVLVIKNQGHASPKAQFEITQKFDPDSGENYGHGKTLDAKRSILHPDLKTIPHQPQVQVIGNGFVEEYEGLKNIQLRHPHHRTFHATTIPDEDDLDFTRFYRWHIDAALYGLAPPVATTLLAVRVPGGRKQTLRYDDGTDEEMTVPLGTTAFVSGYAMYDNLSPEDQEFVRTTKVEYAPHPYVWMSSAKSRSTGLGMVSEGKEVPLDDLPPIDEEKIQILPMCWRNPVTDRLALQVHPSAVRKLHLADGTVVEDLAEVRETVHRLQRPGISPKNVYAHDWEQGDFVIFHNRGVIHSVVGAFAEDEVRLFRQCNIAAARLPQGPVEVAAAV, encoded by the exons ATGGCCATCTCACAGACTCCGTCTCGCATAACCGTCCAGCCAATTGTCCCTGCTGCGGACTCGGATGTTGACTTTGGCGCTACTATAAGCAACGCTGATATTGAGAATCTCACTG ATGCCGACTTTGATGTCATCCGTGAAGCTCTCTTCAAGCACCAAGTTCTCGTAATCAAGAACCAGGGACATGCATCTCCCAAGGCACAGTTTGAGATTACACAAAAGTTCGACCCTGATTCTGGTGAGAACTACGGTCACGGCAAGACCCTGGACGCCAAGCGCTCCATTCTGCACCCTGACCTGAAGACCATCCCGCACCAGCCTCAAGTCCAAGTCATTGGCAATGGCTTCGTCGAGGAGTACGAGGGTCTGAAGAACATCCAGCTCAGACACCCTCACCACCGCACATTCCACGCCACAACCATCCCTGATGAGGATGACCTGGATTTCACACGTTTCTACCGCTGGCACATCGATGCCGCGCTCTACGGTCTCGCACCGCCCGTCGCCACGACTCTCCTGGCAGTTCGTGTGCCCGGCGGCCGCAAGCAAACCCTCCGCTACGACGACGGCACCGACGAAGAGATGACGGTCCCTCTTGGTACTACAGCCTTCGTGTCCGGTTACGCAATGTACGACAACCTCTCGCCCGAGGACCAGGAGTTCGTCCGCACGACAAAGGTGGAGTACGCACCGCATCCCTACGTGTGGATGAGCAGCGCCAAGTCCCGCTCCACCGGTCTGGGCATGGTCTCGGAGGGCAAGGAGGTCCCGCTCGACGACCTGCCCCCCATCGACGAGGAAAAGATCCAGATCCTGCCCATGTGCTGGCGGAACCCCGTCACGGACCGGCTAGCGTTGCAGGTCCACCCCTCGGCGGTGCGGAAGCTGCACTTGGCGGACGGCACCGTGGTGGAGGACCTCGCCGAGGTGCGGGAGACGGTGCACCGCCTGCAGCGGCCGGGCATCTCGCCCAAGAACGTGTATGCTCACGACTGGGAGCAGGGCGACTTTGTCATTTTCCACAACCGCGGCGTGATCCACTCCGTGGTGGGCGCCTTTGCGGAAGATGAGGTGCGGTTGTTCCGGCAGTGCAACATTGCCGCCGCCCGGCTTCCTCAGGGACCTGTCGAAGTTGCCGCGGCTGTGTAG
- a CDS encoding DNA replication complex GINS protein psf-3, with protein MSYYDIDSILTDAEKVPCKFELDVADLGYLDNNPSHALKAGTNVSLPLWLAEMLALANAGTGDDSKAPVTLNLPPSLSNQVVQALKADARSVPVRDQSAHFYGLGTRILDLFDERDLSDTMRKTFIARASEIALHARKGGDDGVGGSGEEFLRGLDEWERGLFRKAHDGTKASKEWMDKVKKH; from the exons ATGTCTTACTACGACATTGATTCCATTCTCACAGATGCCGAG AAAGTCCCCTGCAAATTCGAACTCGATGTTGCCGACCTCGGATATCTCGACAATAATCCCTCGCATGCTTTAAAGGCAGGAACCAACGTCAGCCTCCCTCTCTGGCTCGCAGAGATGCTTGCCCTTGCCAATGCAGGCACCGGCGACGACTCCAAGGCGCCCGTCACCTTGAACCTTCCTCCCTCACTCTCGAATCAAGTCGTACAAGCACTCAAGGCTGATGCGCGCTCGGTGCCGGTTAGAGACCAGAGCGCCCACTTCTACGGACTCGGCACTCGCATCCTGGATCTCTTCGACGAGCGCGACCTTAGCGACACCATGAGAAAGACGTTCATAGCGCGCGCGTCTGAGATCGCATTGCACGCCCGAAAAGGAGGTGATGATGGTGTTGGAGGCTCCGGTGAGGAGTTCCTCCGCGGCCTGGATGAGTGGGAGCGAGGACTTTTCCGAAAAGCTCACGACGGCACAAAGGCTTCCAAGGAATGGATGGACAAGGTCAAGAAGCATTGA